AGACAGATCGCGCAGCAGAGAGGATTGCCCCGTATGTCCGCACAGGCGGTAGGCGGAGCAGTGGGACATAACGAAATATCGATTATCATTCCCTGCCACAGAGTTGTGGGCACGAACGGGAGCCTCACCGGGTATGGCGGAGGACTCGATAAAAAGGTAAAGCTGTTGACGCTGGAAAAAGTGGATATGCGGCGGATGTTTCTTCCCGCGGGCAGCAGGCCGGGTGCTTTGCCTGGGAATTAAGAGGGGAAGAGACAGGAAAAGGAAACGGTATCGCCCAGGCCATACCGTTTCCGGATTGCATTGGTTTAATTCTGTAAGTAAGAATTTACAGGTGCCAGATTTGATCAGGGACAGTCGCGCCAGGTCTTGCATTGTTCAATACGCTGTCCGTTGTCGCTCTGTTCCATATCATAGGCGAACTGGTGGAGCAGTGCGCAGGGGAAACTTTCACAAGTTCCGCAGTGTACCTGTCTGCTGTTCTCCGAGCATGATTTCACGGGGCAGCTCTCGCCCCAGAATGGCTTGTCCATATGTACGCAGCCAGGACAGTTCATCTGTTCCCGAAAAGCACATTGGCTGCAAAGTAATCCACATCTTGACTCGATCATAATAATACCTCCCTTCTGTAAGAAACCTCTATTTCTGTTTTTATCTTATCATGGCAAACAGGACACCAGTCTGTCATGAATCTTTTTACGACGCACAATATTGTTGCCTCTTGACAATCTTCTCACGAAGTGCTAAAGTGAACAGAAATTAAAAGCGATGACGGAAACGAGTAGCAGTCCGGAACCATCCAGAGAGAGCGGCATTTGGTGGAAGCCGTTTATGCGGGAAGGCTGTGAAAACCATTCCCAAGCTGCAGCGCCGAAAGACATTTTTGTCCGGTAAGTGTTGTCGTATGCCTGCGTTAAAGGACAGGATTTGCTGGAATCCGAAGTGAAAAGTTAAGGTGGAACCGTGCAACTTGCACCCTTAAAGATACAGGAACTGTATCTTTGAGGGTGTTTTTTACCATATAGGAAAGTTCTCCGAATTTCCCATATGGTAAAAAAGTAATTATCGCACTGCGGCGAGCAGGGGGCCATCTGCATGATTGTTTTAAAAATTTCCATAGAAAGGGGTAAATGACATGAAAGTGCTGACAAACGACGGACAGGTAAGAGAATATGGTTTTGATGAGAAGCTGGGGAGAGCGGCTTTCTGGCACACGTCGGCCCATATTCTGGCGCAGGCGGTAAAGCGGCTCTATCCGGATGTGAAATGTGCGATTGGACCGGCAGTGGACGGTGGATTTTATTATGATTTTGAGTTTTCATTTCCTTTTCAGGAAGGACATCTCGCCGGAGTGGAGGAAGAGATGAGACGGATTGTAAAGGAAGCGCTTCCGCTGCGGACGTACGAAGTGGCAAGAGAAGAAGCGGCCCGGATTATGGGAGAACGTGGGGAAGAGTATAAGCTGGAGATGATCAGACAGCTTGCCGACGGGGAACGGATTACGTTTTATGAGCAGGGTAATTACGGGGAATTCTGCGCAGGCCCTCATGTGACGAATACGTGTGTAGTTGGGGCGCTGAAGCTGACAGGCATTGCCGGAGCCTATTGGCGGGGCGATGAAAACAACAGAATGCTCACAAGAATTTACGGTGTTTCGTTCCCGAATGAGGCGGAGCTGTCACAGCATCTGGAAATGCTGGAGGAGGCAAAGCGCAGGGATCACAGGAAGCTGGGACGGGAATTGGGGCTGTTTGCTTTTATGGAAGAGGGACCGGGGTTTCCCTTTTTCCTTCCAAAAGGAATGATTCTCAAAAATATTCTGATCGGCTATTGGAGAGCGCTGCATGAGCGGGAAGGGTATCAGGAGATTTCCACGCCGATTATGCTGGATCGCGGTCTGTGGGAGACATCGGGGCACTGGGATCATTACCGGGATAATATGTACACGACAGTGATTGAGGGAAATGAATTTGCGGTCAAGCCGATGAACTGTCCGGGCGGGATGCTTGTCTATCAGATGACGCCGCATTCTTATAAGGAACTGCCGCTGCGGCTGGGAGAACTGGGGATTGTGCACAGACATGAAAAGTCCGGACAGATGCACGGACTTATGCGGGTACGCTGCTTTACACAGGACGACGCTCATATTTTTATGACGGAAGAGCAGATCCGGGACGAGATCAAAGGCGTTGTGAGAATGATCGATGAAGTATATACCAGATTTGGGTTTCCCTATTATGTGGAACTTTCGACAAGACCGGAGGACAGCATGGGGAGCGATGAGGACTGGGAGCTGGCGACACAGGGGTTGCGGGAGGCGTTGGAAGATCTGGACTTGTCCTACCAGATCAATGAAGGAGACGGAGCCTTTTACGGGCCGAAGATCGATTTTCATCTGAAAGATTCTCTTGGCAGGACATGGCAGTGCGGTACGATACAGCTTGATTTTCAGCTTCCGCTCAGGTTCGGGGCGGAATATACGGGTGCCGACGGGAAGAGACATCGTCCGATCATGATCCACCGGGTCATCTATGGCTCGATCGAGCGGTTCATCGGGATTCTGATTGAGCATTATGCAGGGAAATTTCCGGTATGGCTGGCACCGGTCCAGGCAAAGGTACTCTCGGTCTCGGAAAAGAGCGAACGATATGCAGGAGAAGTCTGCGAAACGATGAAACGGGCGGGCATCCGCTGTGAGACTGACCTTCGCAGTGAAAAGCTGGGCTATAAGATCCGGGAATCCAGGCTGGAGAAGGTGCCGTATCTTGTGATCGTGGGGGAAAAGGAGGAGCAGGAAGGGACGATCTCCGTGCGCTGCAGAGACGGGCGGGAGGGAAAAGATTCGTCGGAGAGTATGAGGGTGGAGGATCTGATCAGGAAGATCAGCCAGAGACAGAGCGACTGTCTGCCTCCGGTCTGACTGGCAGAATATACGGCGGAGGAAAGGAAAGCGGAGCAGGAGTTATTGCCTGTCCGGTTTTCGGATGGCTTCCAGGATCCGTGTCAGCCCTTTTTCGATCATGGCACGCGGCATGGCGAGATTCAGCCTGACATATCCCCGGGAGTTGCCGACAAACAGACCATTGCCGCTTTCCAGGAGCACGCCTGCATGATCGGCGAAAAACAGCGTCAGGTCGTCGACGCCGGGCAGGATGCGGCTTGTATCGATCCACGCAAAATAGGTGGCTTCCGGGATACAAAAACCGGCCTGCGGAATGTTATCTCTGAGAAAGTCATTCACATACGCGAAATTTCCGTCCACGTATGCCTTGAGTTGTTCCAGCCATTCTCCGGCCTGCTCATATGCGGCTTTGTGTGCGGCAACGGAGAGCGGGTTGACAGCGCCGATGTTCTTGTCACGGGCGGTAAATCTGGCTCGCTCCCCAGAGTCGCGGATGATGATATTGGAGAAGAGCATTCCCGCCAGATTAAAGGTTTTGCTCGCGGACATGCAGGTGACCAGTCGACGATAGTCCGGCATAATCTTTCCCATTGGTGTATGATGCAGGCCGCAGCGGACGAGATCACAGTGGATTTCGTCGGACACGATCCATAGCTCATGTTTTTTGACGATGTCGGCAATCCGAGTCAGCTCTTCCTCCGTCCAGATGCGTCCGGTCGGATTGTGCGGATTGCATAGCAGAAGGAGTTTTACCGCGGAGTCGGATGCCTTTTCCTCCAGATCGTCAAAGTCGATGGAAAATCGGCGCCCGTCTGTCTGCAACGGAAGTGGCACCAGTTCCCGGCTATTATATTCACAGGCACAGAGGAAGGCGCCGTAGGAAGGGGTGAAGGCCATCACTTTTTCACCGGGACCGACCAGATCTTCTATGAGCTGATAGAGCGCGGGAACGACGCCCGGAGAAAACACCAGCTCTTCTTTGGGGAAATGCCAGTCGTACCTGTCCTGACACCATTTGCGTACAGCCTCGTAGTAGCCATTGTCCGATACCATGGTATAGCCGAGAATCTTCCGATTCAGGCGGTCGATGATCGCCTGGCGGATCTGCGGCGCTACGGCAAACTCCATGTCGGCGACCCACATTCGCACAAAATCGTCATCCGCATAGGGAAATTCTCTCTCCGGCGTGAGTGGGAAGAGATAGGAACGCCAGCCGTCCACATTCTCGGAATTGGTATTGTTTCTGTTGATGATCTCATCAAAATCGTATTTCATAAAAGGCCTCCTCATACTGCATGGGATTATCAGGCGTTTGCGAAATTACTTCATGCCTGAATTTTTATATCCAATTCATATATTTGAGCAGGAACCGTTTCTTTTCTGCAAAAGCTGAGAAAGTCAGACACGCCGGGCATTTCGATGAGCCTGTTACCGCGAAAAACATGTTCCGCAGAAGCGTCCATGCTTTTTCAGTCTCATCTCCATGGCGGTCAAATGTCTTTCTCAGCTTTTGCAGAAAAGAAACGCCTTTGCTGAAATCCGACGAATTGGATATGAAATCGCACAGTTGATTGCATTTCGAAAACGCCCGCATGGGCTTCCATTCAGGCAGAATTCTGTCGTATGAATATCATAGCATCCGACATGCGGCAGTGCAAGGCGTTTCTATACTTGCTGTCATTTATCGAACCTGAAACTTTCGGTGGAGAATTCGGGCCGGATATGGTAAATTAAGATAGATGCGAAATACAGGACACAGGGTGTGGATGATAAGACACAGAGGTAGGTAGGAACGATGACTGATGAGAGAAAGAAGCAGCTGCTCCGGCTGCTCGAAATGGCCCGCAGTGAGGTAGAGAACGGACAGGAGATTTCCACGGAGTATGCGAGAGTCTTCTTCCCGCCGCAGCGCCGGGAATATGAGCTGACTTATTACGGCAAGGAGACGAGAGAACAGATTATCAGTCAGACGTATGCGGCGCCGCTGCAGGAGGACCGGAAATTTGGCGATGCGGGTGCGGATGGCTGGCTGAACAAGCTGATCTTCGGAGACAACCTGCAGGTGCTCAAACGGCTGGTCGAGATGAAACGGTCCGGGGAGCTGAAAAATGCCGACGGTACGGATGGCGTCAGACTTGTCTATATCGACCCGCCCTTTGCCTCGAAGCAGGACTTTACCAATAACGAGAAGGCTTATGCCGATAAGATCAAGGGCGCACAGTTTCTGGAATGGCTGCGCAGACGGCTTGTGCTGCTGCGGGAAGTGCTGTCTTCAGACGGCAGTATTTTCGTTCATCTGGATTGGCACAAGGCGCATTACATCAAAGTGTTGATGGACGAGGTGTTCGGTGAGGGGAACTTTCGCAATGAGATTATCTGGCATTATGGAACTTATGTCGGGCAGACAAAAAATAAATTTCCGCGCAAGCACGATACGCTGCTCGTATATGGGAGGACGATTGATGCGCGGGTTTTCTTTCCCCAAAGAGATGGCAATCCGGAGAATGATGCCAACTTTAAGCGGTGGATGAGCTATTTTAACGACAACAATGAGATCACGGGAGGCGACTACCCGTCCGAAGATTCGAAATTTGACGGTTATGTCAAACGGTTTGTCAAAGAGCACGGCAGGCAGCCCGGGAGCGAGGATGTGTTGCTGCGGGTTGACGGTAAGCTGGTAGACTCTGTCTGGGGCATTGAACCGGAAGAGGATGAGACGGTCTGGGATATTCAGTCAGTCAATCCGATGGCGAAGGAAAAGACCGGTTATCCAACACAGAAACCGGAAGAATTGCTGCGCAGAGTGATCGCTTCCTCCTCAGTAGAAGGGGATATCGTGCTGGACTGCTTTGGCGGTTCGGGCACGACGGCGGCGGTGGCTGAGAAGATGGGACGCAGATGGATCACCGTGGATATTGGCAAGCTGTCCGTTTATATGATACAGAAGCGGATCCTCGGCATTGGCGGCCACAGGGGCTTTGTCGTATACAATGCGGGCCTGTACGACAATACGAGGCTGAATGATTTTGACGAAGGGCAGTGGAAGCAGTTCGCCATGTCGCTGTGGGACGTGGAACCGCTGGAGAAGACGGTGAGAGGAATCCGCTTCGACGGGCACAGAGACGGTGCCCCTGTCAAAGTGTATACGCCGCAGGAACTGGAGCGGCTTGGCGGGCTGATCACGGAGGAGACGATCGGACAGCTGTACCGAAGACTCGGAGCCAGCGCCGGTAGAGAGCTCTATGTGATCGCACCGCGGGGGAAATTTGCCTTTGCCAGCGATGAACTGGACGGCGACGGTGACTGGGACGTGACCTTTTATTTCCTGCGCATCCCCAATTCAATGACCGAGCGGTTCACAGACAGCTTCAGCGCCCAGATTCAGGCGTCCGACACGGATTCGGTCAACGATGCGGTGGATGCGGTGGGATTCGATTTCATCCGTCCTCCAAGGGTGGCTTTTACGGTGGCGGACGGACGACTGACGATCGATTCCTTCAGTGCGCAGGCGAGAATCCGGGGGAAATACGAGTACATGGGGATCGAAGCGTTCTCCATGCTGCTTGTTGATTTTTCCTATGATGGCAAAGTGTTCTCGGTGGATCATGTCTATTATCGGGATCACTTTAAAGAAAACAGTATCGATTTTCCGACGAAACGTGTCGCCGGGCAGGCAATGCTGATCTTTATCGATAAGTTCGGAAACGAGTACAGAACAATATACGGAGGCTGAGATGGAATACCGGGAGAGCGATCTGGTGCTGGAAGTCAGCAAGAATGTAGATCCCAATGTGTGGGATGAGGGGAAATATGCGGCCTTTTTTGACCTTTTATTCCGGGACCGGGTTTATCAGAAGGAGGCGGCGGAGACGGCGCTGCGTTATTTGAACAGCGGTGTATATTCATGTATGGAGGATCTGGCGCGGGAAAATTTTGCTGCCAATGAAGTGATCCGGGAACGCTTTTACGGGAACCTCAGCGCCTTTCTCGAGGACATCGGACTGCCGGACAGATTGTCGGGAACGATCGATCTGGCGACGGGCACCGGGAAAAGTTATGTGATGTATGCGCTGGCGGTCTGTATGCTGGCGGAAGGCAAGGTGGACCGGGTGCTTGTGCTCACGCCGAGTGTGACGATTGAGCGTGAGCTGACGCAGAAGTTCAGCGATCTGGCGCAGGACGAACATCTGAATGCCGCGCTCGGTGAGGACTATATTCCGCCTTCAATAATCAACGGCGCTCATTCGATTGTTGAAAATACCATTGTGATTGAAAACCGGGATGCCGTATATAAGAGTCAGGAGAATCGCAATTCGATCGTTGACAGCTTATCCGGCAGAGGAGAGCGGACGCTCGTCTTAAATGATGAAGTGCACCATGTGTTTTATACGGAGAATAACCAGTGGAAATATTTTATTGAGGATGAAGGCGGTCATGATATTCACTTTCGCTACGTGATCGGTTTTACGGGCACCGCCTATAAGTGCAGGGCAAAGACGAAAAGCGGTGCGGCCAATGAATATTTGTCTGACGTGATCTACCGCTACAGCCTGCGGGAGGCTATCGAGCAGGGGTTTGTCAAAGACATCGAATACGTCGATAAAGAGGACATGCCAAAGGACAAGGATGACAGATGGAAAGTCATTGTCGATTCCCATGAAAAGATCGCAGAGCAGTTGGCACGCACAGCCGGGATCAGACCGGTGACGATCATAGTCACCGGAGAAAAGAGAAAGGCTGACGGGCAGGCGAAAAAGTTCAGGGCCTTTCTGAAAAAGCACCGGAACCTGACGGAGGAAGAGGCCGGAAGGCTCGTGCTCTGTGTGCACAGCGGTAACAGTGCGGCGGTGGACCGTCTGCGGTTGAAGGACGTGGACAAGCCAGACAATGTAGTGGAGTACATTTTCAGCGTCTCCATGCTCACGGAAGGCTGGGACGTCAAGCGGGTCTTCCAGATTGTTCCCGATGAGGAGCGGGCGTTTAATTCCAAACTGCTGATCGCACAGGTGCTCGGACGGGGACTGCGTCGTCCGGTTGGGTGGCAGAGCGAGTGGGGCGTGCCGAAAGTGATTGTGTTCAACCACGAGAGCTGGGCGCCGAAGGTGAAGACGCTTGTGGACGAACTGCTTGATTTTAAGAAGACAATCACCACGGGGATTGCTCAAGATTCTGTCTATCATTTCCAGATCCGTAATGTCTCATATAAGACCGAGGAGACGGCCAATTCCGAAAAGAAAAATCAGGAACCGATGGCCTTTCTGGAGCTTGGTTATGTGCGGCTACCGACTGATTCCGAGCAGGGAAAGGTGGAGACGGAGCTGCTCGCAGTCAGCACGAACCGGGCGAGGAACCGCACCTTGTCTTATACGAAAGACAGTTACAGTGTTTCACAGATGGCGCAGGAGATGTTCGATAAGTTTTCCGACCTGCCGACAGAGGAGAAGAAGGACTATTATGAAAGTCTGTGGCCTGTGGAGAAACTGGAAGCGATGATCGAGCGTTCACTCACTGAGAGCAGTAATAAAGTGATCACAAAGAAGCTGAAACAAACGTTTATCAACGCCATGAATGTGCTTTTTCGGGATTATACGAAGTCTGTGAGCTACACGTCCTCGCCCGATGATTATGCGTATATTTCCACGACCGCGCTGCGGGACGTGACGACGGAACTGTCGCTGCTCAGACGCAATAAGGCTCTTTTTTACGCGGATCATCTGGAAAAAAGCAGCCTCGACGATGTGTCGCGGGCGTCTTTGTCTGAGATCGAGGATACGATGAATGGCTATTCGCACCAGAAGGTCGAGAACAGTTATTGCTTTAAGACGCCGCAGCTTGGTATCGTCACGACCGGAGAACCGGAGCGAAAATTTGTCAAGAGACTGACAGATCCGCAGACGGCCCGGCAGATCGACGCCTTTGTCAAATCGAATGATACCGGTTTTTATGAGTTTGAATACACGTGGCGCAAGGGCACGCACCAGCAAAGCGGAACGTTCAATCCCGACTTTTTTATCAGGAAGAAAGATGTCATCGTTGTCGTGGAGATCAAGGATGACGGGCAGCTCAGCAATCCTGACCCGGAAAATATCGGCAAATACCGGGCGGCGCAAAAACACTTCCGATTATTGAATGAGCACGGGCGAGAGGCAGGGGAGGAAGGTACGTATAAGATGACATTTCTGACGCCGAAAAGTTATGAGCGGTTTTTTGAACAGCTTACAGACAGCGATCCGCAGGCGATCCTGCACTTTAACAGTGAACTTGACGTCCGGCTGGACGAGAAGGTGCGGCAGAGCGGGGAACGCAAAGGGTAGAAAGTGAGAAAAGCGGGACGGGAGAGAGCCACAGGGAGCAAAACCGGGATGGAGAAGGAGCGCGGGAGACGCGAATCCGGATGGCATGAGCGGAAAAGGACAGTGAAGAACGATGGATTTATTTGAGTATATGCGAAGCAACAATATGGAAAAGGAAGCGCCTCTGGCGGCGAGAATGCGGCCGTCGACACTGGAAGAGGTCGTCGGGCAAAAGCATATCATCGGTGAGGATAAGCTGCTTTACCGGGCGATCAAGGCGGATAAGCTCAGTTCCGTGATCTTTTACGGGCCGCCGGGAACCGGGAAGACGACGCTGGCGAAGGTGATTGCCAATACGACGAGCGCGCAGTTCACGCAGCTCAATGCGACGGCAGCGGGCAAAAAGGATATGGAAGAAGTCGTCTCTCAGGCGAAGGACGCCATGGGTATGTATGGGAAGAAGACGGTTCTGTTCATCGACGAGATCCATCGGTTCAATAAAGGGCAGCAGGACTACCTGCTTCCGTTCGTGGAAGACGGAACAGTGGCACTGATCGGCGCCACGACCGAAAATCCTTACTTTGAGGTAAACGGGGCTCTCATTTCACGGTCCATTATTTTCGAACTGAAGCCGCTGGAACGGGAAGACATCCGGGAACTGCTCATGCGGGCGGTCTATGACAAAGATAAGGGGATGGGCGCATACGATGCGGAAATTGACGAGGAGGCGCTTGCCTTTCTCGCGGATGCGGCGGGCGGAGACGCCAGAACGGCGCTGAATGCGATCGAACTGGGCATTATGACAACGCAGCGGGCGGAGGACGGTATAATTCACATCGACTTAAATACAGCGTCAGAGTGCATCCAGAAGCGTGTCGTCAGATATGACAAGACAGGCGATAACCATTATGACACGATCTCGGCCTTTATCAAGAGTATGAGAGGTTCTGATCCGGATGCCGCTGTCTACTATCTGGCGAAGATGCTCTATGCCGGGGAGAGTGTGACTTTCATTGCCAGACGGATTATGATCTGCGCGGCGGAGGATGTGGGCAATGCGGACCCCAATGCGTTGACCGTAGCGGTCAGTGCCTCTCTGGCGGTGGAGCGGGTCGGTATGCCGGAGGCGCAGATTATCCTTTCCCAGGCAGTATCCTATGTGGCAACCGCGCCGAAAAGCAATGCCGCAGTCAACGCCATCTCCGCTGCCATGGATACGGTCAGAGCAACCGGTAATTTGCCGGTACCGCCGCATCTGCAGGACGCCCATTACAAAGGCAGTGCAAAGCTGGGACGGGGGACAGGCTACCTTTATGCGCACGACTATCCGAACCATTATGTCAGACAGCAGTACCTTCCCTATGAACTGAGCGGGAAAGAATTTTATCGCCCGTCAGGCAACGGCTACGAGGTGAAGATCAGAGAGCATATGCGCAGAATACGCACGGAGGCCGGGCAGGAGACGGAGTGAACGGACCGGAGGGGGTTCCTGCCGATCAGAACAGCTCCTGTGTGAGGTATTGATAGATTTCCAGACTTTTCTTCTGCCAGTTGTCACAGATGGCGGCGGCCATTTCTTCAACGGGGACGGAAAGGCGGAGGGTGACGAGGGGGACTCCCTTATCTTTGGCAGTCAGTTCCGCTTCGTATTCGCCGGATGTGGATTTGTAATAAGTTGCCTGCACCGACGTCTCATTGCGCAGTTCCAGTTCATGTTCGCGCAGATAACCGTCGATGTCTTCTTTGATAGCGCCGCTGACCCGGCTGCCAAAATAGGTAAGTGTCTGCTTTCCCTCGGCAGTGATCAGCAGATTCGTCCGGTTTCCCATCGATTTTGCGGAGAGCAGCCCGGCATCCTCCAGCTCGGAGATTGCCTGCTGGAGTGTCAGGAAGTCGGTATATTCCTTTCCAAGGATGAAATCATATACCTGTGCCTTTGTCAGCGGGAACGAGACCCGATTCAGCATATAGAGAACGATCAGTTTATAGAGAGTCAGTGCTTCCTGTGTCATAATCATAACTCCTTTCCCTGCCATGTGTTTCGAAGACACAGTTCCCGGTGAATGGTATTACATACATTTCTTTTGTCTGCGCTCCATTTGGGAGCGATCAGCAGATTCTTAGGCCCGTCACCCGTGATGCGGTGAACGACAATGTCCGGCCGCAGCCGTTCCAGACAGCCGATGATCAGATCGACATAATCAGTAAGTTCCAGCGTACGGAAGATTCCCTGCGCATAGTCGGCGGCCAGATCCGTATTTTGCAGGACGTGCAGGAGCTGCAGTTTGATGCCGGCCAGAGGCAGTTGATTCAGAAATCGGATCGTCTCGTAGATGTGCCGGTCCGTCTCTCCCGGCAGACCTAGAATAATGTGGACAATATATGGGATATCGGCTTTAGCCAGAGTCTCTGCTGCCCGTGTAAAGCAGGAAAGCGGATAGCCTCTGCGGATATAGACGGCGGTCTGCTCATGAATTGTCTGCAATCCAAGCTCGACCCAGATAAACTTGCCGGGATACGCTGTTTGCAGTTCTGTCAGCAGTGCCATTACATCCGGGCCCAGACAGTCCGGCCGGGTGGCAATGGAAATGCCTGCGATCTCAGGAGCGTCCAATGCCTGCGCATAGAGTGTCCGCAGGCGGCTGACAGGGGCATAGGTGTTGGTATAAGCCTGATAGTAGGCGATAAACCGGCTGCCTGTCTGCTTTCCGCGAAAGAGGGAGAGCCCCTGACGGATTTGTTCACTGATTGGAAGCGTCCGCACTATGGAAGCCGCCTGTACCTCTGGGGCTTGCGGTTCAGTCAGACAGGAGCGGACGGCAAAATCGCCGCTGCCGCCCGCGCTGCAAAAGATACAGCCCCGGCTGCCGAGCGTGCCGTCCCGGTTGGGACAGGTCATACCGGCGTCGATGGCGATCTTGTATAATTTTTCGTGAAATACGTGTCTGCAATAGGCATTGAAAGAGTAATACGGCTTATCGAGCCAGAATGCGGGCCAGGGTTTGTCATTCATACTGGCGCTTGTTCGATATGATCCCGCACAGCCTGTGCCACGGCCTCGGCCAGTTGTGGGAGAAAGGCCTCCGGCAGAATGTTCGTATCGCTTAATTCGTGGTCGGGCACAAGGCCGGCGATTGCATGAGCGGCAGCCAGTTTCATTTTTTCCGTAATCTGTGCGGCCCTTCCTTCGAGCGCACCTTTAAAGATACCCGGAAAGGCTACGACATTGTTGACCTGATTGGGGAAATCGGACCGTCCGGTGCCGATAATTCTTGCGCCGGCAGCTTTTGCCAGATCAGGCATGATCTCCGGGACAGGGTTTGCCATGGCGAAGAGAATGGAATCCCGAGCCATTGAGGCGACCATTTCCTGCGTGACGATGCCCGGGGCAGATACACCGACAAAAATATCGGCTCCGCGCATGGCATCTGCCAGAAGTCCGGTTTCCTGGCCTGGATTGGTGAGTCCGGCCATTCTTTCCTGCATGTAATTGAGGCCGCTGCTCTGCCTGGAGATAATTCCGCATTTATCGCATAAGAGGATGTTACGGAAGCCATAGGTCAGCAGCAGCTTTGTGATGGCGATACCGGCACTTCCGGCGCCATTTACAACGACTTTACAGTCCTCTTTTTTCTTATTTACAACTTTCAGAGAATTGATAATACCGGCCAGTACGACGATAGCCGTACCATGCTGGTCGTCGTGAAAGACGGGAATATCCAGGAGCTCTTTCAGACGTTCTTCGATCTCAAAGCAGCGGGGTGCACTGATGTCTTCGAGATTGATACCGCCGAACGCGGGAGCGATATTGACGACTGTGCGGATGATTTCTTCCGTGTCCTGTGTGTTCAGGCAGATCGGCACGGCATTGACGCCGCCGAATTCCTTAAAGAGAACGGCTTTTCCTTCCATAACGGGCATAGCGGCATAGGGACCGATATTGCCAAGGCCCAGCACAGCGCTTCCGTCTGAGACGACGGCCACGGTATTGGCCTTGATTGTATATTGA
The sequence above is a segment of the Lachnospiraceae bacterium JLR.KK008 genome. Coding sequences within it:
- a CDS encoding NADP-dependent malic enzyme produces the protein MTTNEKALELHRQWNGKLETVSKSPINSREALALAYTPGVAEPCKVIAADREAAYQYTIKANTVAVVSDGSAVLGLGNIGPYAAMPVMEGKAVLFKEFGGVNAVPICLNTQDTEEIIRTVVNIAPAFGGINLEDISAPRCFEIEERLKELLDIPVFHDDQHGTAIVVLAGIINSLKVVNKKKEDCKVVVNGAGSAGIAITKLLLTYGFRNILLCDKCGIISRQSSGLNYMQERMAGLTNPGQETGLLADAMRGADIFVGVSAPGIVTQEMVASMARDSILFAMANPVPEIMPDLAKAAGARIIGTGRSDFPNQVNNVVAFPGIFKGALEGRAAQITEKMKLAAAHAIAGLVPDHELSDTNILPEAFLPQLAEAVAQAVRDHIEQAPV
- a CDS encoding replication-associated recombination protein A; its protein translation is MDLFEYMRSNNMEKEAPLAARMRPSTLEEVVGQKHIIGEDKLLYRAIKADKLSSVIFYGPPGTGKTTLAKVIANTTSAQFTQLNATAAGKKDMEEVVSQAKDAMGMYGKKTVLFIDEIHRFNKGQQDYLLPFVEDGTVALIGATTENPYFEVNGALISRSIIFELKPLEREDIRELLMRAVYDKDKGMGAYDAEIDEEALAFLADAAGGDARTALNAIELGIMTTQRAEDGIIHIDLNTASECIQKRVVRYDKTGDNHYDTISAFIKSMRGSDPDAAVYYLAKMLYAGESVTFIARRIMICAAEDVGNADPNALTVAVSASLAVERVGMPEAQIILSQAVSYVATAPKSNAAVNAISAAMDTVRATGNLPVPPHLQDAHYKGSAKLGRGTGYLYAHDYPNHYVRQQYLPYELSGKEFYRPSGNGYEVKIREHMRRIRTEAGQETE
- a CDS encoding DUF4364 family protein: MTQEALTLYKLIVLYMLNRVSFPLTKAQVYDFILGKEYTDFLTLQQAISELEDAGLLSAKSMGNRTNLLITAEGKQTLTYFGSRVSGAIKEDIDGYLREHELELRNETSVQATYYKSTSGEYEAELTAKDKGVPLVTLRLSVPVEEMAAAICDNWQKKSLEIYQYLTQELF
- a CDS encoding TIGR01212 family radical SAM protein (This family includes YhcC from E. coli K-12, an uncharacterized radical SAM protein.), translating into MNDKPWPAFWLDKPYYSFNAYCRHVFHEKLYKIAIDAGMTCPNRDGTLGSRGCIFCSAGGSGDFAVRSCLTEPQAPEVQAASIVRTLPISEQIRQGLSLFRGKQTGSRFIAYYQAYTNTYAPVSRLRTLYAQALDAPEIAGISIATRPDCLGPDVMALLTELQTAYPGKFIWVELGLQTIHEQTAVYIRRGYPLSCFTRAAETLAKADIPYIVHIILGLPGETDRHIYETIRFLNQLPLAGIKLQLLHVLQNTDLAADYAQGIFRTLELTDYVDLIIGCLERLRPDIVVHRITGDGPKNLLIAPKWSADKRNVCNTIHRELCLRNTWQGKEL